The following proteins are encoded in a genomic region of Bacteroidota bacterium:
- a CDS encoding DUF4249 family protein codes for MSIQLKKHSNPEFGTRSRIGTALLMVVMLLITACSDDFIDPFENEGRYFTVYGFIDSQKISHKIRVIPVTRHQAVIRKESDIQAALDAEVTISDLSTGEVVEWEYGLEKLEDGTFAHIFRSDFIVIPGRRYRLDVTRSDGVRAWAETRVPHIPDSAFFDLGQIQFSPDSSEVLQDILMQGELNPWAFEAIYAWSGDFFNRRVFVPYGRRGEQVGAGGWRTQLSISADQAAVFETIRESLLAGKIQDDTPLILTGAGLRMTMLDTNWDLSDGAANPNTLAFPEAGTNINNGYGFFGSIGHYVQEWEACELSGPLGYEYAEANCGARDQD; via the coding sequence ATGAGCATTCAACTGAAGAAGCATTCCAACCCAGAGTTCGGTACCCGATCTCGTATTGGTACCGCATTGCTCATGGTTGTGATGCTGCTGATTACCGCTTGCTCTGATGATTTTATTGATCCTTTCGAAAATGAAGGGCGCTACTTTACGGTATATGGATTCATTGATTCACAGAAAATCAGCCATAAAATTCGGGTTATACCGGTAACCCGACACCAGGCCGTCATCCGCAAAGAATCAGATATTCAGGCAGCCCTGGATGCTGAGGTTACCATTTCGGACTTGAGCACTGGCGAAGTTGTTGAGTGGGAGTATGGCCTGGAAAAACTGGAAGATGGGACGTTCGCCCATATTTTCCGCTCTGATTTTATCGTGATCCCCGGCCGGCGGTATCGCCTCGATGTTACCCGTTCAGATGGTGTTCGGGCCTGGGCTGAAACGCGGGTGCCTCATATTCCAGACTCTGCATTTTTTGATCTCGGTCAGATACAGTTCTCACCAGACTCTTCAGAAGTTTTACAGGATATTTTGATGCAGGGCGAGTTAAACCCCTGGGCGTTTGAAGCTATATACGCGTGGAGTGGCGACTTTTTTAACCGCCGGGTTTTTGTCCCTTATGGCCGACGTGGAGAACAGGTTGGTGCTGGAGGATGGCGTACCCAGTTGAGTATTTCAGCCGATCAAGCAGCCGTTTTTGAAACCATCAGAGAATCGTTGCTTGCCGGGAAAATTCAGGATGACACGCCCCTGATCCTCACTGGTGCCGGCCTGAGGATGACGATGCTTGATACCAATTGGGACTTATCAGACGGCGCTGCCAATCCCAATACCCTCGCGTTTCCTGAAGCGGGCACCAATATTAATAACGGGTACGGTTTTTTTGGATCGATTGGACACTACGTCCAGGAATGGGAGGCATGTGAACTCTCCGGGCCGCTGGGCTATGAGTATGCGGAGGCTAACTGCGGCGCAAGGGATCAGGACTAG
- a CDS encoding RidA family protein, with the protein MMKPINVAGAPAAIGPYSHAVQAGNLYFCSGQTPLDPETMQLVGTDISSQTSRVFENIQHVLRGLGLELSDVVKTTVFLKSMDDFEGMNAVYAAAFGTHRPARTTIAVKQNPLDTLVEIECIAMAR; encoded by the coding sequence ATGATGAAGCCCATCAATGTGGCCGGCGCCCCTGCAGCTATTGGCCCATATAGCCACGCCGTTCAAGCCGGCAACCTCTACTTTTGCTCTGGACAAACCCCGTTAGATCCGGAAACCATGCAACTGGTTGGGACTGACATTTCTTCCCAGACCAGCCGCGTATTCGAAAACATTCAGCATGTGCTTCGCGGCCTGGGCCTGGAGCTTTCTGATGTTGTGAAAACCACAGTATTTCTTAAATCGATGGACGATTTTGAAGGTATGAATGCGGTGTATGCAGCTGCGTTTGGTACACATCGGCCGGCACGCACAACCATTGCGGTAAAACAGAACCCGTTGGATACACTCGTTGAAATTGAGTGCATTGCCATGGCACGTTAG